The proteins below come from a single Edaphobacter acidisoli genomic window:
- the glyA gene encoding serine hydroxymethyltransferase gives MPIDLNASLSAADPDVAAQIALEVNRQHEGLEMIASENFVSRAVLEAAGTVFTNKYAEGYPGKRYYGGCEHADVVENIARDRSKQLFGSEHVNVQPHSGSQANAAAYMTLLQPGDCILGLDLAHGGHLTHGHKLNFSGKLYRIVGYQVRKDTEVVDYDELESIALREKPKVIVGGGSAYPRQFDFARMREIADKVGAYLMIDMAHFAGLVAGGVHPSPVPHAHVVTTTTHKTLRGPRAGMILSKQEFAAGIDRSVFPGQQGGPLVHIVAAKAVAFKEALQPEFATYAKQIVANAKVLADELAGHGYRIISGGTDTHLMLVDVFQKGILGSEAESALGEAGITVNKNAIPYDTNPPMKPSGIRIGTPALTTRGMKEAEMRVIAAWIAQALEHRNDPGKIKQIRAEVLALAEKFPLYSWLRK, from the coding sequence ATGCCCATTGATCTGAACGCCTCTCTGTCCGCCGCGGACCCGGATGTTGCCGCGCAGATTGCCCTCGAAGTGAACCGTCAGCACGAGGGCCTCGAGATGATTGCCAGCGAGAACTTCGTCAGCCGCGCCGTTCTTGAAGCCGCAGGTACCGTCTTCACTAACAAGTACGCCGAAGGCTATCCCGGCAAGCGCTACTACGGCGGCTGCGAGCACGCCGACGTGGTTGAAAACATTGCGCGCGACCGCTCCAAACAGCTCTTCGGCTCCGAGCACGTCAACGTGCAGCCGCACTCCGGCTCGCAGGCCAACGCCGCCGCGTACATGACGCTGCTCCAGCCCGGCGACTGCATCCTCGGCCTCGATCTCGCACACGGCGGCCACCTGACGCACGGACACAAGCTCAACTTCTCCGGCAAGCTCTACCGCATCGTCGGCTACCAGGTGCGCAAGGACACCGAGGTCGTCGATTACGACGAGCTCGAAAGCATCGCCCTGCGCGAGAAGCCCAAGGTCATCGTCGGCGGAGGCAGCGCCTACCCGCGCCAGTTCGACTTCGCCCGGATGCGCGAGATCGCCGACAAGGTGGGCGCGTACCTGATGATCGACATGGCCCACTTCGCCGGACTGGTCGCCGGTGGCGTGCATCCGTCGCCCGTACCGCACGCGCACGTCGTCACCACCACCACGCACAAGACCCTGCGCGGCCCGCGCGCCGGCATGATCCTCTCCAAGCAGGAGTTCGCCGCCGGCATCGACCGCAGCGTCTTCCCCGGACAGCAGGGTGGCCCGCTTGTCCACATCGTCGCGGCCAAGGCCGTCGCCTTCAAAGAGGCCCTGCAGCCTGAATTCGCCACCTACGCGAAGCAGATCGTCGCCAACGCGAAGGTGCTGGCAGACGAGCTGGCGGGCCACGGCTACCGCATCATCTCCGGCGGCACCGATACCCACCTGATGCTGGTCGATGTCTTCCAGAAGGGCATCCTCGGCTCCGAAGCCGAGTCCGCTCTGGGCGAGGCTGGCATCACCGTCAACAAGAACGCCATCCCCTACGACACCAACCCGCCCATGAAGCCGAGCGGCATCCGCATCGGCACTCCGGCCCTGACCACGCGCGGCATGAAAGAGGCCGAGATGCGCGTCATCGCCGCCTGGATCGCCCAGGCGCTCGAACATCGCAACGATCCGGGCAAAATTAAGCAGATTCGCGCTGAAGTTTTGGCGCTGGCTGAAAAATTTCCGTTGTATAGTTGGCTGCGCAAGTAG
- a CDS encoding TonB-dependent receptor — MLLRTRRPPSCAGFALVLALAFSPTCLPAQNIATAQLHGTVQDQTGAVVPNAAITITDASKGFSRETVSDAEGNYQLLLLPPGRYTVTATAPGFATLTETNIVLTVGEQATLALPLTAGAVQAVTVSTGTDIVETQRSSQSTTVDQERINNLPINGRNYINFTLTNSQIARDAAPSIGAIPTSGLNFGGARARSNSINVDGADAGDYISGGTRSTVSQDAVEEFQIITNGFDAEYGRASGGVVNIVTKSGTNKTHASAFGFLRNRYIQATNPFSTVHQPAYTRVEAGFTVGGAIVPDKTFYFFSTEITRRQETGFSDIGAANFGLTGIDVSRFYGAPTGTLSIEGTPQQAGFLSAVPAATPGIQQYIALVGSSSSLATTGQNPLFLQPTIGANRFVTSGAPTPASFVPLNSLIGNFPVTEKTEIYSLRLDHKLTANQQLFVRASVSPSFVSGIEESAANQNLGENSFSRTATQTYHDVTITGQHTLLIGSNKVNELRVQFARHPVNFSPTTSAGGSGVAVNIPGFAYFGKTPFSVVDRIEDQSQLQDNFTYTRGRHTFKTGIDLRYIPINLKQGQLYGGGDYTFAALNSTDVSAQLVGLPGFSPIQAYGLGIPQSFVQGVGLTKYKYDLKVLGAFLEDSWRMTNRLTLNAGVRYDIEAYPTQGALNADTYAAERAFGIREGIRLQDSNWAPRIGLAYDVFGNAKTVLRANYGIFYDRAPGNLDAQSNVFNSATVPLVILAGGSPCTAASSISPLNLNATNTFQGTLGDANCLPLAGLNYEANQQRFDQNNSASVFVNQNFLASGFPLAILPSGLPADLHYTTPYAQQISFGIEQDLGHNLSINIAFNSTGGRHLNRPINVNPVNPQLLVANWRNAVAAVNAGTAGVFPGTPVTAVASATSNPLTVATASGTIPCGVGPAGPYVAPPLLNFFRRSGLNESLAPFLVSQGAGQCVALASEIAATEGLGVGVPVPFGDMTPNFTTGTSSYNGLSVNLRKRLSANYEFLVSYTWSHAIDDSTDLVSNSDAPQSNFAPNAERSVSSFDQRHRFVLSGVYNSGQVGGSDFRRAVFSNITFAPIFEVSSGRPFNILTGTDTNFDFDPLTDRPNAVAPGSGATGCGTTPVVSKYSPTGALNLPCYIDAPLSAGPASSFYAGSLGRNAGIRPFVAFTDMRLGKDFHFSHEMILQTTMDVFNLINKNNVLDVNLLYTAAGTPTASYDPRQFQFGARLSF, encoded by the coding sequence ATGCTGCTGCGTACCAGGCGCCCTCCTTCCTGTGCCGGCTTTGCGCTTGTGCTGGCCTTAGCCTTTTCCCCAACCTGCCTGCCCGCGCAAAACATCGCCACCGCACAGCTTCACGGCACGGTCCAGGACCAGACCGGCGCGGTCGTGCCTAACGCCGCCATCACCATTACAGATGCCTCGAAGGGCTTCTCGCGTGAGACCGTCAGCGACGCCGAAGGCAACTATCAGCTTCTACTGCTGCCCCCGGGCCGATACACCGTCACGGCAACCGCACCCGGCTTCGCCACGCTGACTGAGACCAACATCGTCCTCACGGTCGGCGAGCAGGCCACGCTGGCGCTTCCACTCACAGCAGGCGCCGTACAGGCCGTCACCGTCAGCACCGGCACGGACATCGTCGAGACACAGCGCAGCTCGCAGTCCACCACCGTCGATCAGGAGCGCATCAACAACCTGCCCATCAACGGCCGCAACTATATCAACTTCACCTTGACCAACTCGCAGATCGCTCGCGACGCCGCGCCTTCCATCGGCGCCATCCCCACCTCAGGGCTGAACTTCGGCGGCGCACGCGCGCGCTCAAACTCGATCAACGTCGATGGCGCCGATGCAGGCGACTACATCTCCGGCGGTACCCGCTCCACCGTCTCGCAGGACGCGGTCGAAGAGTTCCAGATCATCACCAACGGCTTCGACGCCGAGTACGGACGCGCCTCGGGTGGTGTCGTCAATATCGTAACCAAATCAGGCACAAATAAAACCCACGCCAGCGCCTTTGGTTTTCTGCGCAACCGCTACATTCAGGCAACGAACCCGTTTTCGACCGTCCACCAGCCCGCGTACACGCGCGTCGAGGCAGGGTTCACCGTCGGCGGCGCAATCGTTCCTGACAAAACCTTCTACTTCTTCTCGACCGAGATCACGCGCCGCCAGGAGACAGGCTTCTCCGACATCGGCGCAGCCAACTTCGGCCTCACCGGCATCGACGTCAGCAGGTTCTACGGCGCGCCCACAGGCACGCTCAGCATCGAAGGCACTCCGCAGCAGGCAGGGTTCCTTAGCGCCGTACCCGCCGCAACACCCGGCATCCAGCAATACATCGCGCTGGTCGGCTCCAGCTCGTCGCTCGCAACCACCGGCCAGAACCCTCTCTTCCTGCAACCCACAATCGGCGCGAATCGCTTCGTGACCTCGGGCGCGCCCACGCCCGCGTCGTTCGTGCCGCTCAACAGCCTGATCGGCAACTTCCCCGTCACCGAGAAGACCGAGATCTACTCGCTGCGCCTCGACCACAAGCTCACCGCGAACCAGCAGCTCTTCGTGCGTGCCAGCGTCAGCCCCAGCTTCGTCAGCGGCATCGAAGAGAGCGCGGCCAACCAGAATCTCGGCGAGAACTCCTTCTCCCGCACAGCCACGCAGACTTATCACGACGTCACCATCACGGGTCAGCACACGCTTTTGATCGGCAGCAACAAGGTCAACGAGCTGCGCGTACAGTTCGCACGCCACCCGGTCAACTTTTCGCCAACAACATCAGCCGGAGGCAGCGGTGTAGCCGTCAACATCCCCGGCTTCGCCTACTTCGGCAAGACGCCGTTCTCCGTCGTCGACCGAATCGAAGACCAGAGCCAGTTGCAGGACAACTTCACCTATACGCGCGGACGCCATACCTTCAAGACCGGCATCGACCTGCGCTACATCCCCATCAACCTCAAGCAGGGCCAGCTCTACGGCGGCGGCGACTACACCTTCGCCGCATTGAACTCGACCGACGTCTCGGCGCAGCTCGTGGGCCTGCCTGGTTTTTCGCCGATTCAAGCCTACGGACTTGGCATCCCGCAATCGTTCGTGCAGGGCGTCGGCCTGACGAAGTACAAGTACGACCTCAAAGTGCTGGGCGCGTTTCTCGAAGACAGTTGGCGCATGACCAACCGCCTCACACTCAACGCAGGCGTGCGCTACGACATCGAAGCTTACCCAACGCAGGGCGCGCTGAACGCTGACACCTACGCGGCGGAGCGCGCGTTCGGCATCCGCGAAGGCATCCGCTTGCAGGACAGCAACTGGGCCCCGCGCATCGGCCTCGCCTACGACGTGTTCGGCAATGCCAAAACCGTGCTGCGGGCAAACTACGGCATCTTCTACGACCGCGCGCCAGGCAATCTCGATGCGCAATCGAACGTCTTCAACTCGGCCACCGTGCCGCTGGTCATTCTTGCCGGAGGCTCACCCTGCACGGCGGCAAGCTCCATCAGTCCGCTGAACCTGAATGCAACCAACACCTTTCAGGGCACGCTCGGCGACGCGAACTGCCTGCCTCTGGCAGGGCTCAACTACGAGGCAAACCAACAACGCTTCGACCAGAACAACTCCGCATCGGTCTTCGTGAACCAGAACTTCCTTGCCTCGGGCTTTCCGCTGGCAATTCTGCCGTCGGGTCTGCCTGCCGACCTGCACTACACAACGCCCTACGCGCAGCAGATCTCCTTCGGCATCGAGCAGGACCTCGGCCACAACCTCTCCATCAACATAGCCTTCAACTCCACCGGTGGCCGTCACCTCAACCGCCCCATCAACGTCAATCCGGTGAACCCACAACTACTCGTGGCCAACTGGCGCAATGCTGTCGCCGCTGTGAACGCGGGCACAGCGGGCGTCTTTCCCGGAACGCCCGTCACCGCCGTCGCCAGTGCCACATCGAACCCGCTCACCGTGGCCACAGCGAGCGGCACCATCCCCTGCGGTGTTGGTCCGGCTGGGCCGTACGTCGCGCCACCGCTCTTGAACTTCTTCCGCCGCTCAGGGTTGAATGAATCGCTCGCGCCGTTCCTCGTCAGCCAGGGAGCAGGGCAGTGCGTCGCACTCGCCAGCGAGATCGCCGCGACCGAGGGCCTTGGCGTCGGCGTACCCGTTCCCTTCGGCGACATGACGCCCAACTTCACCACCGGCACCTCCAGCTACAACGGCCTCAGCGTGAATCTGCGCAAACGCCTGTCGGCCAACTATGAATTTCTCGTGAGCTACACCTGGTCGCACGCCATCGACGACTCGACCGACCTGGTCTCGAACTCCGACGCGCCGCAGTCGAACTTCGCGCCCAACGCCGAGCGCAGCGTCTCCTCCTTCGACCAGCGCCATCGCTTCGTGCTCTCCGGCGTCTACAACTCGGGACAGGTTGGCGGCAGCGACTTCAGGCGCGCCGTCTTTTCCAACATCACCTTCGCACCCATCTTCGAGGTCTCGTCTGGCCGACCGTTCAACATCCTCACCGGCACCGACACCAACTTCGACTTCGACCCCCTGACCGACCGACCGAACGCCGTCGCACCCGGCAGCGGCGCAACCGGCTGCGGCACCACGCCTGTCGTGTCGAAGTACTCGCCCACCGGCGCACTGAATCTGCCCTGCTATATCGACGCCCCCCTCAGCGCTGGACCAGCGAGCAGCTTCTACGCAGGTTCGCTCGGCCGCAACGCTGGCATCAGACCTTTCGTCGCCTTCACCGACATGCGCCTCGGGAAGGACTTTCACTTCTCGCATGAAATGATCCTCCAGACGACGATGGATGTATTCAACCTCATCAACAAGAACAACGTCCTCGACGTCAACCTGCTCTACACCGCAGCGGGCACGCCAACAGCGTCGTACGATCCGCGCCAGTTCCAATTCGGCGCGCGCCTCTCCTTCTAG
- a CDS encoding class I SAM-dependent methyltransferase, with protein sequence MQHATPSRTALRVAMRRAAHQLYDAQPLVFEDPIAVPILGDTYAEEVRRTPQRPDRPWSVGLRAFMVARSRYAEDNLARAVADGVEQYVLLGAGLDTFAHRNHFPALHVFEVDHPATQEWKRELLAASSLPEPDRHTYVPVNFESQTLAEQLAGAGFNVARPAFFSWLGVVPYLTLEAFRSTIGFVSSLPVGTGLALDYSLPRHALSPLERLGFDSLASRVQLAGEPFQLFFTPEEIAHELRGFSSIEDLGSAELNARFFTGRPDALRLMGTAGRMLSAWR encoded by the coding sequence ATGCAACACGCCACGCCATCCCGCACTGCACTTCGCGTCGCCATGCGCCGCGCCGCGCATCAGCTCTACGACGCGCAGCCGCTCGTTTTTGAAGATCCCATTGCCGTGCCCATTCTCGGCGATACTTACGCCGAAGAAGTTCGTCGCACGCCGCAGCGTCCGGATCGCCCCTGGTCGGTGGGACTGCGTGCGTTCATGGTGGCGCGCAGCCGCTATGCGGAGGACAATCTTGCCCGCGCGGTTGCCGATGGTGTTGAGCAATATGTTCTGCTGGGAGCCGGACTCGACACGTTTGCGCACCGCAACCACTTTCCTGCGCTGCATGTCTTTGAAGTGGACCACCCCGCGACGCAGGAGTGGAAGCGCGAGCTGCTTGCGGCAAGCAGCCTGCCCGAGCCGGATCGCCACACGTATGTGCCGGTGAACTTCGAGAGCCAGACGCTTGCCGAGCAGCTCGCTGGCGCAGGCTTTAATGTTGCCCGGCCCGCATTCTTCTCCTGGCTGGGCGTCGTGCCGTATCTCACGCTTGAAGCTTTTCGCTCGACGATTGGCTTTGTGTCTTCCCTGCCTGTTGGTACAGGCCTCGCGCTGGACTACTCCCTGCCGCGTCACGCGCTGTCTCCGCTCGAGCGGCTGGGCTTCGACTCGCTGGCCTCGCGCGTGCAGTTGGCCGGCGAGCCGTTTCAGCTCTTCTTCACGCCAGAGGAGATCGCGCACGAGTTGCGCGGGTTCTCGAGCATCGAAGACCTGGGCTCCGCTGAGTTGAATGCCCGCTTCTTTACCGGACGACCCGATGCGTTGAGACTGATGGGCACGGCTGGGCGGATGCTTTCAGCGTGGAGATGA
- the accD gene encoding acetyl-CoA carboxylase, carboxyltransferase subunit beta: MSWFKREDNEIVNDDRKTVRTEGLWVRCEGCGQVIFKADLEANLRVCPKCGHHFRIDARSRIESLLEPGYELVDLNLVSTDPLQFTDLKPYKKRLAEARKKTGLNDAIINAVGRIGPHDVVLSVMEYSFIGGSMGAVVGETIARAVDRSLESRRPLIIISASGGARMMEGIASLMQLAKVSAGIAKLEAEKIPYISVMTDPTTGGVTASFAMLGDLNIAEPGALIGFAGPRVIEQTIRQKLPAGFQRSEFLLEHGFLDAIVSRKDMKQYIWEAISWMTSTG; the protein is encoded by the coding sequence ATGAGCTGGTTTAAGCGCGAAGACAACGAGATCGTCAACGATGACCGCAAGACCGTCCGTACAGAGGGACTGTGGGTGCGCTGCGAAGGTTGCGGCCAGGTCATTTTTAAGGCAGACCTTGAAGCCAACCTGCGGGTATGTCCCAAGTGCGGCCATCACTTCCGCATCGACGCGCGCTCGCGTATTGAAAGCCTGCTGGAACCGGGCTACGAGCTGGTTGATCTGAACCTGGTCTCGACTGATCCGCTCCAGTTTACCGATCTGAAGCCTTACAAAAAGCGGCTGGCCGAGGCACGGAAGAAGACCGGGCTGAACGACGCCATCATCAATGCAGTTGGCAGGATCGGTCCGCACGATGTGGTGCTGAGCGTGATGGAGTACAGCTTCATCGGCGGCAGCATGGGCGCGGTGGTCGGCGAGACGATCGCGCGCGCGGTGGACCGCTCGCTTGAGTCGCGGCGTCCGCTGATTATCATCTCGGCCTCGGGCGGCGCGCGCATGATGGAGGGCATCGCCAGCCTGATGCAGCTTGCAAAGGTCTCGGCTGGCATCGCGAAGCTTGAGGCGGAAAAGATTCCCTACATCTCGGTCATGACTGATCCGACCACGGGCGGCGTTACCGCCAGCTTTGCCATGCTGGGCGACCTGAACATCGCCGAACCGGGTGCGCTGATTGGCTTTGCCGGGCCGCGGGTGATTGAGCAGACCATTCGCCAGAAGCTGCCTGCGGGCTTCCAGCGCTCGGAGTTTCTGCTGGAGCACGGGTTCCTCGACGCGATCGTCTCGCGCAAGGACATGAAGCAGTACATCTGGGAAGCAATCAGCTGGATGACTTCTACCGGCTGA
- a CDS encoding DUF4126 family protein: MAMEVISWLIALPLLGTVTGLRTFTPLAVLSWFAYSGALQVQYGWDLWMAKLPVAIFFTVIAICELIADKQPWMLDRIILPSVLFKVVLGAFVGAVVADGLNGPELEGIILGVLSVLVGTYGGYLIRKELVVRLRYADCNVALVEDAVAVLCAIFALRVVTG, encoded by the coding sequence ATGGCAATGGAGGTCATCTCGTGGCTGATTGCGCTGCCCCTGCTGGGCACCGTGACCGGCCTGCGCACGTTCACGCCATTGGCCGTCCTCTCGTGGTTCGCTTACTCCGGTGCGCTCCAGGTCCAATACGGGTGGGACCTCTGGATGGCGAAGCTGCCGGTGGCTATCTTCTTCACAGTAATCGCTATCTGCGAGCTGATTGCCGACAAGCAGCCCTGGATGCTCGACCGCATCATCCTGCCGTCGGTGCTGTTCAAGGTAGTTCTGGGCGCGTTTGTCGGCGCGGTCGTTGCCGACGGGCTGAACGGTCCGGAGCTAGAAGGAATCATCCTCGGCGTACTCAGCGTCTTGGTCGGCACCTACGGCGGATACCTGATCCGTAAAGAGCTCGTGGTGCGGCTGCGTTATGCCGACTGCAATGTCGCCCTGGTGGAAGACGCGGTGGCTGTGCTCTGCGCGATCTTCGCCTTGCGCGTCGTTACGGGATAG